A genomic stretch from Antarcticibacterium flavum includes:
- the gap gene encoding type I glyceraldehyde-3-phosphate dehydrogenase produces MSTKIGINGFGRIGRIAFRIAVENKDVEVVAVNDLLEVDHLAYLLKYDSVHGNFKGTVDVKDGHLVINGKTVRVTAEKNPEDLKWDEVGAEVVLDCTGIFTNMEGGQKHITAGAKKVVISAPSKDVPMFVMGVNHKDVKPDQNIVSNASCTTNCLAPLAKIVDDEFGLVEGLMTTIHATTATQLTVDGPSKKDFRGGRSALINIIPSSTGAAKAVGKVIPKLDGKLTGMAFRVPTADVSVVDLTVRTEKAASYDQIKAAFKKASEGEYKGVVSYTEEMVVSQDFVSNAYTCNFDAEAGIALNDNFFKLVAWYDNEYGYSAKLLELAAHVAKV; encoded by the coding sequence ATGAGTACAAAAATTGGAATAAACGGCTTTGGTCGTATTGGAAGAATAGCTTTTAGAATAGCTGTAGAGAATAAGGATGTAGAAGTAGTAGCTGTTAATGACCTGCTGGAAGTAGATCATCTTGCCTATCTTTTAAAGTATGACTCTGTTCACGGGAATTTCAAAGGAACTGTAGATGTAAAGGATGGTCACCTGGTGATCAACGGTAAAACCGTGAGAGTGACTGCTGAAAAGAACCCGGAAGATCTTAAATGGGATGAAGTTGGTGCTGAAGTGGTTCTTGACTGTACCGGTATTTTCACCAATATGGAAGGTGGCCAAAAGCATATTACTGCAGGAGCCAAAAAAGTTGTTATTTCAGCTCCATCCAAAGATGTACCTATGTTTGTAATGGGGGTTAATCATAAAGATGTGAAGCCAGATCAAAATATAGTTTCAAATGCATCCTGCACAACCAACTGTCTTGCACCATTGGCAAAGATCGTTGATGATGAATTTGGACTGGTTGAAGGGTTGATGACGACCATTCACGCCACAACTGCTACACAATTAACCGTTGATGGTCCATCCAAAAAAGATTTCAGGGGTGGTAGAAGTGCCCTTATCAATATAATTCCATCCTCTACCGGTGCTGCCAAAGCAGTAGGTAAGGTGATCCCAAAGCTGGACGGTAAACTTACCGGTATGGCGTTTAGAGTTCCAACCGCCGATGTTTCTGTAGTAGACCTTACGGTGCGTACAGAGAAAGCTGCTTCTTATGACCAGATCAAAGCTGCATTTAAAAAGGCTTCTGAAGGGGAATATAAGGGAGTCGTTTCTTATACTGAAGAAATGGTTGTATCCCAGGATTTCGTATCAAATGCGTACACCTGTAATTTTGATGCCGAGGCAGGTATTGCTTTAAATGATAATTTCTTTAAATTGGTCGCGTGGTACGACAATGAGTATGGGTATTCAGCAAAATTGCTTGAACTGGCCGCTCACGTTGCAAAAGTATAA
- the pfkA gene encoding 6-phosphofructokinase produces the protein MQKEIKKIGVLTSGGDAPGMNAAIRAVVRSCAYHGVGCAGIFRGYQGLIENDIEDLDARSVRNIISRGGTFLKSARSNEFKTPEGRKKAYDNLKAAGVDALIVIGGDGTFTGGLLFEKEHDFPVVGIPATIDNDISGTDFTIGYDTALNTVVEAIDKIRDTASSHNRLFLVEVMGRDAGAIALNSGIGAGAEEILIPEEDEGIDRLISSLKKSEKSGKTSSIIVVAEGDKSGKNIFELAEFIDSTLGGYDIRVSVLGHIQRGGSPSCFDRVLASKLGVGAVDAVLDGKRNIMIGIHHQKVITVSLETGIKGEDKFDRDLRRVADITSI, from the coding sequence ATGCAGAAAGAAATTAAAAAAATAGGTGTATTAACATCAGGAGGTGATGCACCGGGAATGAATGCTGCTATAAGGGCAGTTGTAAGAAGTTGTGCATACCACGGGGTGGGGTGTGCAGGGATATTTAGAGGATACCAGGGGCTTATTGAGAATGATATAGAGGACCTCGATGCCCGCTCGGTTCGAAATATTATTAGCCGTGGAGGGACTTTCCTTAAATCTGCCCGCTCAAATGAATTCAAAACTCCTGAAGGAAGAAAGAAAGCTTATGATAATCTCAAGGCTGCCGGCGTGGATGCTCTCATAGTTATAGGGGGAGACGGTACTTTCACCGGGGGATTACTATTTGAAAAGGAACATGATTTTCCTGTAGTGGGAATCCCAGCAACTATTGATAATGATATAAGCGGGACAGATTTTACCATTGGTTATGATACTGCTCTTAATACTGTAGTGGAAGCTATAGATAAAATTAGGGATACCGCCAGTTCCCATAACAGGTTGTTCCTTGTAGAGGTAATGGGGAGGGATGCAGGAGCTATTGCTCTTAACAGCGGTATAGGCGCAGGGGCAGAGGAGATCCTTATCCCTGAGGAAGATGAAGGTATAGACAGGCTTATTTCTTCTCTTAAAAAGAGTGAGAAATCGGGTAAAACATCCAGCATCATTGTAGTGGCAGAGGGTGACAAGAGTGGAAAGAACATCTTTGAACTCGCAGAGTTTATAGATTCCACTTTGGGGGGTTATGACATAAGAGTTTCAGTATTGGGACATATACAGCGAGGGGGTTCCCCAAGTTGCTTTGACAGGGTGCTTGCCAGTAAATTAGGTGTTGGGGCCGTAGATGCAGTGCTGGATGGAAAGAGAAATATAATGATAGGAATACATCACCAAAAGGTGATCACGGTTTCTCTGGAAACCGGCATCAAAGGTGAGGATAAATTTGACAGAGATCTAAGAAGGGTGGCAGACATCACTTCAATTTAA